One window of Nicotiana tomentosiformis chromosome 11, ASM39032v3, whole genome shotgun sequence genomic DNA carries:
- the LOC104103360 gene encoding uncharacterized protein, with amino-acid sequence MRQIVNLLSQRAPGILPSDTEKNPKETIKAVSLRSGKELTDPIVKAKSEVVNKQIETPSEEKNEEKKSQNNGVQNENEESRHMPALPFPQKMKREKLGKCFGRFLEMLKQLYVNIPFTEVLTQMPAYAKFLKKILSSKRKFEETTMVKLNAHCSAILQKKIPQKCGDPGSFTTPCSLGSDNFDKALSDLGASINLMPLFVFSKLESELGVIKSIPVSLQLAN; translated from the coding sequence ATGAGACAGATTGTAAATTTGTTGTCTCAGAGGGCTCCTGGGATTCTTCCATCCGACACTGAAAAGAACCCGAAGGAAACAATCAAAGCGGTATCTCTGAGAAGCGGAAAAGAATTGACTGATCCAATAGTGAAGGCTAAATCAGAAGTGGTCAACAAGCAGATTGAGACACCATCAGAGGAAAAGAATGAAGAGAAAAAAAGCCAGAATAACGGGGTGCAAAATGAAAATGAAGAAAGTAGACATATGCCAGCTCTACCTTTTCCTCAAAAGATGAAGCGGGAGAAACTTGGCAAGTGTTTTGGGAGATTCTTGGAGATGCTCAAACAACTTTATGTGAACATACCGTTCACAGAGGTACTCACTCAGATGCCCgcttatgcaaagttcttgaagaaaattcTATCTAGCAAGAGAAAATTTGAGGAGACAACAATGGTCAAGCTGAATGCCCACTGCAGTGCtatattacaaaaaaaaattccCCAAAAGTGTGGGGACCCAGGAAGCTTCACCACACCATGCTCGTTGGGGAGTGACAATTTTGACAAGGCCCTTAGTGATTTAGGTGCCTCTATAAATCTAATGCCTCTATTTGTATTCAGTAAACTGGAAAGTGAACTTGGAGTGATCAAATCAATACCAGTGTCCCTACAACTGGCCAACTAG